The following proteins come from a genomic window of Anopheles ziemanni chromosome 3, idAnoZiCoDA_A2_x.2, whole genome shotgun sequence:
- the LOC131287069 gene encoding SUMO-activating enzyme subunit 1, producing MVESNGVELTEQEAELYDRQIRLWGLDSQKRIRAARVLIAGLNGLGAEIAKNTILAGVKSVTLLDDRKVTEEDFCSQFLAPQSALGSNRAEASLTRAQNLNPMVELKVDTEALATKPDEFFKEFDIVCIIGAPTAEYVRVDNVCREGNVKFFACDVWGMYGTFFEDLQEHEFVEDVYKHKVISKATKQQKEKTEMVCIPCKRVFKYPAYQALVDYDLSAPANARTLKQNRVALPLVRVLQKFRDDEQRDPAYGKREEDLKKLLELRDAMAPGMVPDSAFGNVFAQIAPVTAIVGGAVAHEIIKVVSQKEVPHKNLVLFDPEQCTATVVEVGCEN from the exons ATGGTTGAATCAAACGGCGTAGAGTTGACGGAGCAGGAGGCCGAGTTGTACGATCGGCAGATTCGCCTGTGGGGTTTGGATTCGCAGAAGCG CATCCGCGCGGCCCGTGTGCTGATTGCCGGACTCAATGGTTTGGGTGCGGAGATTGCGAAAAACACCATACTAGCTGGTGTTAAATCTGTCACTCTGCTGGACGACCGGAAGGTAACGGAAGAAGACTTCTGTTCGCAGTTCTTGGCACCACAGTCTGCACTGGGAAGTAACCGGGCCGAGGCATCGCTCACCCGTGCCCAGAATCTGAACCCAATGGTCGAGCTGAAGGTCGATACAGAGGCGCTAGCAACAAAGCCGGATGAATTCTTTAAAGAGTTCGATATCGTGTGCATCATCGGTGCACCGACCGCTGAGTACGTTCGGGTGGACAACGTGTGCCGCGAAGGAAATGTGAAATTTTTCGCCTGCGACGTTTGGGGCATGTACGGAACATTCTTTGAGGATCTACAGGAGCACGAGTTCGTGGAGGACGTATATAAGCACAAGGTCATTTCCAAGGCAACCAAACAACAGAAAGAGAAAACGGAGATGGTTTGCATACCGTGCAAGCGCGTGTTCAAGTATCCCGCGTATCAAGCACTGGTGGATTACGATTTGAGTGCGCCGGCCAACGCGCGCACCTTGAAACAGAACCGTGTGGCTCTACCGCTGGTACGTGTGCTGCAAAAGTTCCGTGACGATGAGCAACGTGATCCTGCTTACGGAAAGCGTGAGGAAGACTTGAAGAAACTGCTCGAGCTGCGTGACGCTATGGCACCAGGAATGGTTCCAGATTCGGCGTTCGGAAACGTTTTTGCACAGATCGCTCCCGTCACCGCCATTGTCGGTGGTGCAGTGGCACATGAAATTATCAAGGTTGTTTCCCAGAAGGAAGTTCCTCACAAGAATCTGGTCCTGTTTGACCCTGAACAGTGCACCGCAACCGTTGTCGAGGTTGGTTGCGAGAACTAA
- the LOC131287679 gene encoding DNA repair protein RAD51 homolog 3-like — MFEKSALDLWNLECDRVGIATFCKDLDYALGSGIPQGMITELCGPPGSGKTQLCLQLAVNVQIPRTLGGVEGRVAYLDTNYGFSPQRVKEISHGCYEHFSKLIRLRKQHEADRLDSFLPDSILGNILYTHVTTYTHVLEAIAVIQNKLHNGDKIRLVVIDSLSFLIRNTINRTLERVRCLHEILTQLHKLAHRFGCAVVITNDVTTQLTADTGSSDRTTESLIVPALGGSHSHKINQRIVLGKDDCESSQQDTYVALIDKCHFTPKISIAFRIETGGIRSVKRKK; from the exons atgtttgaaaaatcggcttTAGATTTGTGGAATCTAGAATGCGATCGCGTAGGAATAGCGACATTCTGCAAGGATCTCGATTACGCTCTCGGAAGCGGCATACCGCAGGGGATGATCACAGAGCTTTGCGGTCCTCCCGGTAGCGGAAAGACACAGCTGTG CCTGCAACTTGCAGTGAATGTACAAATACCGCGTACGTTAGGTGGCGTCGAGGGTCGTGTTGCCTACTTGGATACGAACTACGGGTTTTCGCCTCAACGGGTCAAAG AAATATCCCATGGTTGTTATGAACACTTCAGCAAACTTATTCGATTACGAAAACAACACGAAGCGGATAGGTTGGACAGTTTCCTGCCAGACAGTATCCTAGGCAACATACTTTACACACATGTGACGACCTATACTCACGTGCTGGAAGCTATTGCTGTGATTCAAAACAAACTGCACAATGGGGATAAG ATACGTTTAGTTGTCATTGATTCGCTTTCCTTTCTGATACGCAATACCATCAATCGTACACTTGAGCGCGTGAGATGTCTGCATGAAATACTTACCCAGCTGCATAAACTTGCCCATCGGTTCGGATGTGCG GTTGTAATTACGAACGATGTGACCACACAATTGACTGCGGATACAGGCAGCTCTGACCGGACGACGGAGTCACTGATCGTGCCAGCGCTAGGTGGAAGCCACAGCCACAAAATTAATCAACGAATCGTACTGGGAAAGGACGATTGCGAATCCAGTCAGCAAGACACGTACGTAGCATTGATAGACAAATGTCACTTTACGCCTAAGATTTCAATTGCATTCCGCATAGAAACCGGCGGGATTCGGAGTGTTAAGCGCAAAAAGTAG
- the LOC131287640 gene encoding GPI mannosyltransferase 3: protein MLDRMFLVFLAVRIASVFLVTTWFVPDEYWQSLEVAHRLAFGYGHLTWEWTAGLRSYLYPALIAGLYKLLALLNVDTVELLTVLPRVLQALLSAYADYRFYVWTKKSKWSAFLLASSWCWFYVGSRTLANTIETSLTMVALSYFPWTSECTRFLWIVGLSFFMRPTSVIPWVPLCLYHFKKSTHPTWEILLKRYFLIGLLTGALSVGVDSYFHGSLVFSTYEFLKYNVLKGVGSFYGEHPWYWYVYAGLPTVLGVYLFPFLLASYETVRHRKVYKERAVLLYSVLFTVVVYSLLSHKEFRFLLPVLPMCLYVEADYLSRWSRKASSKTIWLAALFIVAVNGLMAGYTGLVHQRGTLDVMPYLASNAKEYRDEFNNPAKVLFLMPCHSTPFYSHVHHNVTMRFLRCEPNLDEKENYVDEAAQFYENPMGWVRKNLPVHPVSALPSHVVAFDVLEPQIKDFLSIYREKVSFFHTDYPSERVGQFVKVYERYDPNATPRTTTTTTTTTTPLPVVDDYENDNEEYNA from the exons ATGTTGGACCgtatgtttttggttttccttgcGGTTCGTATCGCTTCAGTGTTTCTTGTGACGACATGGTTCGTTCCGGACGAATACTGGCAAAGTTTGGAGGTGGCCCATCGCCTAGCGTTCGG ATACGGACACTTGACATGGGAATGGACTGCCGGTTTGCGAAGTTACTTATACCCCGCGCTCATTGCCGGCCTGTATAAACTGCTCGCACTACTAAACGTTGACACGGTGGAACTGCTAACGGTCCTTCCGCGTGTCCTGCAAGCGTTGCTTAGCGCGTATGCTGACTATCGGTTCTACGTTTGgacgaaaaaaagcaaatggtCCGCATTCCTGCTAGCTTCCTCGTGGTGCTGGTTCTACGTCGGTTCGCGAACCTTAGCCAACACGATCGAAACGTCGCTGACGATGGTGGCGCTTAGCTACTTCCCCTGGACCTCGGAATGCACCCGCTTCCTGTGGATCGTAGGGTTATCATTTTTCATGCGCCCCACTTCGGTCATCCCTTGGGTTCCGCTGTGCCTGTATCACTTCAAAAAATCTACTCATCCGACGTGGGAAATTCTGCTCAAGCGATACTTTCTGATTGGGCTCCTCACGGGTGCACTCAGTGTCGGTGTTGACAGCTACTTCCACGGTTCGCTAGTGTTCTCAACGTACGAGTTTCTGAAGTACAATGTGCTCAAAGGTGTGGGAAGTTTCTACGGAGAGCATCCATGGTACTGGTATGTGTACGCCGGGCTTCCGACTGTGCTGGGAGTTTACTTGTTTCCGTTCCTTCTGGCATCCTACGAAACCGTACGCCATCGTAAGGTGTACAAGGAGCGTGCGGTACTCTTGTACTCAGTGCTCTTTACGGTGGTCGTGTATTCCTTGCTTTCTCACAAAGAGTTCCGTTTCCTGCTACCGGTACTACCAATGTGTTTGTACGTTGAAGCCGATTATCTGTCCCGTTGGAGTCGCAAAGCTTCGAG CAAAACAATTTGGCTGGCAGCTCTTTTCATCGTGGCCGTCAATGGTCTAATGGCTGGATACACCGGACTCGTGCACCAGCGTGGTACGCTCGATGTGATGCCTTACCTGGCATCGAACGCAAAGGAATACCGCGATGAGTTCAACAACCCGGCAAAAGTTCTTTTCCTCATGCCATGCCATTCGACGCCGTTCTACAGCCACGTGCACCATAACGTAACGATGCGTTTCCTGCGCTGCGAACCGAACCTGGACGAGAAGGAAAATTACGTCGACGAAGCAGCTCAGTTCTACGAAAATCCGATGGGTTGGGTGCGCAAGAATCTACCGGTCCACCCAGTCAGCGCCCTTCCATCGCACGTGGTTGCGTTCGATGTGCTCGAGCCGCAGATCAAAGACTTTCTTTCCATCTACCGTGAGAAGGTGTCCTTCTTCCACACCGATTATCCATCGGAGCGAGTCGGGCAGTTCGTGAAAGTATACGAACGATACGATCCGAATGCGACTCCTAGGacaaccacaaccacaaccacaaccACGACCCCCCTTCCAGTGGTAGATGACTACGAAAATGACAATGAAGAGTACAATGCTTAA
- the LOC131284275 gene encoding sialic acid synthase, which produces MYSLNSGKVFIVAEIGQNHQGSVDVAQEMIKTAKDCGADCVKFQRSNLSEKFTAAALARPYAGSNSWGTTYGEHKAFLEFSLDKYWQLQRYAADLGILFTASAMDMASFYELETLLCVPFIKIGSGDADNLPLLRYAAGRSIPIVVSTGMQDWEHICSMYNILRERKNVAMLHCVSAYPTSPEDSMLQLIPLYRKHFPELTIGYSGHELGVQLSVASVALGAKIVERHFTLDKSWKGTDHRASLDPPEFARMVRYIRAIEGNAGASESIVEKLRAVLDVGDFDEAKLQLALKKVAVKDRVLLESEKPCHSKLGKSLVYSRNLPAGSILAEGDIGVKVSEPQGLSPRQIDTILGKKLKEAVSMDNPAFENHFV; this is translated from the exons ATGTATAGCCTCAACAGTGGAAAAGTATTCATCGTCGCGGAAATCGGCCAAAATCACCAGGGGTCGGTGGACGTCGCCCAAGAAATGATAAAGACAGCAAAG GATTGTGGTGCTGATTGCGTTAAATTTCAACGGTCGAATCTATCGGAAAAGTTTACTGCTGCTGCCCTTGCTCGGCCATACGCCGGCTCGAATTCCTGGGGCACAACATACGGGGAACATAAAGCTTTTCTGGAATTTTCACTTGACAAATATTGGCAACTGCAGCGTTACGCAGCTGATCTGGGAATTCTGTTCACCGCCTCGGCCATGGATATGGCGTCATTCTACGAACTAGAGACACTGCTGTGCGTTCCCTTCATCAAAATCGGTTCGGGGGATGCAGATAACTTACCACTGCTACGCTACGCCGCTGGCCGATCGATTCCAATCGTCGTCTCCACCGGCATGCAGGACTGGGAACACATTTGCTCGATGTACAACATCCTCCGGGAGCGAAAAAACGTTGCAATGCTCCACTGTGTTTCCGCCTATCCAACCTCACCGGAGGATTCGATGCTGCAACTGATTCCTTTATACCGAAAACATTTCCCGGAGCTCACAATTGGATACTCCGGTCATGAGCTAGGAGTGCAACTTTCCGTCGCCAGTGTAGCTTTGGGTGCCAAGATAGTTGAGCGACATTTTACACTCGACAAATCTTGGAAAGGCACCGACCATCGGGCTTCACTGGATCCTCCGGAATTTGCCCGCATGGTACGCTATATACGTGCGATCGAAGGGAATGCGGGCGCGAGCGAATCGATTGTGGAAAAATTGCGGGCCGTCCTGGATGTAGGTGATTTTGATGAGGCAAAACTGCAGCTAGCGCTAAAGAAAGTTGCGGTAAAGGATAGAGTATTGCTGGAGTCTGAAAAACCTTGTCACAGCAAGTTGGGAAAATCGCTTGTGTACAGCAGAAATCTTCCCGCTGGAAGCATTCTTGCCGAGGGAGATATTGGAGTAAAAGTTAGCGAGCCACAGGGTCTGTCTCCCCGGCAGATCGATACAATACTGGGGAAAAAGCTTAAAGAAGCCGTGTCTATGGATAATCCTGCTTTTGAAAACCATTTCGTTTAA